A region of Veillonellaceae bacterium DNA encodes the following proteins:
- a CDS encoding DNA polymerase IV — protein sequence MKRWIMHVDMDAFFASVEQRDNPELRGKPVIVGGDSRRGVVATASYEARKYGVHSAMPSLKAHELCPEGIFVRPRFDAYKKASDEIHQIMLHYADAYEPISLDEAFLDISGMGEKYKTLGAIGRAIKKEIYDKVHLVASVGIAPNKFLAKMASDMDKPDGLFIIPYGKEKDVLAPLPVRRLWGVGKVTEKKLIASGYKTIGDIQNAPPGELESLFGSRGGELRALAFGKDDRPIESERKIKSIGDEETYEHDLTDPEEIDRQIAIHSDIVAQRLRKHDLTARTISLKIRFGSFETVMRSMSREDGTNLQEEIYAMCQELLQRIPIREGIRLIGVTGSNLSSGPRMTSLFSHDWEKREKAARAMDEIQKKFGRQALRKGFWLEEEAKKDSGKEKDKDE from the coding sequence ATGAAACGCTGGATTATGCATGTGGACATGGATGCGTTCTTCGCGTCCGTCGAGCAGAGGGACAATCCCGAGCTGCGCGGAAAGCCTGTCATCGTCGGCGGCGATTCCAGAAGGGGCGTCGTCGCGACGGCTTCGTATGAAGCAAGGAAGTATGGTGTGCACTCGGCGATGCCGTCGCTCAAGGCGCACGAGCTTTGCCCGGAAGGCATTTTCGTGAGGCCCCGTTTCGATGCTTACAAGAAGGCATCGGATGAAATCCATCAGATCATGCTCCACTATGCGGATGCGTACGAGCCGATTTCCCTGGACGAAGCTTTTCTGGACATCTCGGGCATGGGCGAGAAATACAAGACGCTTGGCGCCATCGGGCGCGCGATCAAGAAGGAAATCTACGACAAGGTCCACCTCGTCGCCTCGGTCGGGATTGCGCCCAACAAGTTCCTCGCCAAGATGGCAAGCGACATGGATAAGCCGGACGGCCTTTTCATCATCCCTTACGGAAAAGAAAAGGACGTCCTCGCCCCTCTCCCCGTCCGCCGTCTCTGGGGCGTCGGGAAGGTGACGGAGAAGAAACTCATCGCTTCGGGCTACAAGACGATCGGAGATATCCAGAATGCGCCGCCCGGCGAACTGGAGTCGCTCTTCGGAAGCCGCGGCGGAGAGCTCCGCGCGCTTGCTTTCGGAAAGGACGACCGCCCCATCGAATCCGAGAGGAAGATCAAGTCGATCGGGGATGAGGAAACGTACGAGCACGACCTGACCGATCCCGAGGAAATCGACAGGCAGATCGCCATCCACAGCGACATCGTCGCACAGAGGCTCCGGAAGCACGATCTCACTGCGAGGACCATTTCCCTTAAAATCCGCTTCGGCTCTTTCGAGACGGTCATGCGCTCCATGTCCCGGGAAGACGGGACGAACCTGCAGGAGGAAATCTATGCGATGTGCCAGGAGCTCCTCCAGCGTATCCCCATCCGGGAGGGCATCCGCCTGATCGGCGTCACGGGCTCGAATCTTTCTTCCGGCCCGCGCATGACGTCCCTCTTTTCCCATGACTGGGAGAAACGGGAAAAAGCCGCCCGCGCAATGGATGAGATCCAGAAGAAATTCGGCAGGCAGGCGCTCCGGAAAGGCTTCTGGCTGGAAGAAGAAGCGAAGAAGGACTCCGGGAAGGAAAAGGACAAGGATGAGTGA